In Pyrus communis chromosome 8, drPyrComm1.1, whole genome shotgun sequence, one genomic interval encodes:
- the LOC137743539 gene encoding uncharacterized protein, which translates to MGPGGPGGGGGPGGGGGWGGPGGGGPGGGGWGGPGPGGPGGWGGPGPGGPGGWGPGPGGPWGPGFMGGPGFFGGFADGLCSMISSCFYCLCCCGLLQECFGGGPRGGFGPPGGGPPF; encoded by the exons ATGGGGCCTGGAGGAcctggtggaggaggaggaccgGGTGGTGGAGGTGGTTGGGGAGGCCCAGGTGGTGGTGGTCCGGGAGGAGGTGGATGGGGAGGCCCTGGGCCTGGAGGACCTGGCGGATGGGGTGGCCCTGGGCCTGGAGGACCTGGTGGCTGGGGCCCTGGCCCGGGAGGCCCTTGGGGTCCTGGTTTCATGGGAGGACCTGGCTTTTTTGGAGGGTTTGCTGATGGGTTATGCAGCATGATATCTTCTTG CTTCTACTGCTTGTGCTGCTGTGGTTTGCTGCAGGAATGCTTCGGCGGCGGTCCTCGTGGTGGATTTGGTCCTCCCGGAGGTGGCCCTCCCTTCTGA